A genome region from Triticum aestivum cultivar Chinese Spring chromosome 2B, IWGSC CS RefSeq v2.1, whole genome shotgun sequence includes the following:
- the LOC123045652 gene encoding galactose mutarotase isoform X2, with translation MARSPVFPALLCLAVLVLAGGADARRKMVGVYELKRGDFSVKMTNWGATIMSVLVPDSKGNLADVVLGKDTLAEYVSDNSAFGPLNGRVAQRMARGRFVLDGKVYHTYINDGRNSIHGGHRGFSKVIWTVKEYVAGGDSPYITLYYRSFDGEQGLPGDLDVYATYQLTGPYELSIRTNATALNKATPVNFLQHVYLNLGGEGSGDILGHTLQLSASRYTPMDEELLPSSGRVDPVAGTNYDFRTPTPIGARIRKVKGGKVYGYDINYVIDGEGMRKVAVARDGKSGRALELWTNQPAMQLYTGNFLNHTKGKGGKLYEQHDGFCLETQAYPDAVNHPEFPSVTVRPGQVYKHDMLYKFSF, from the exons ATGGCGAGGTCTCCGGTGTTTCCCGCGCTCTTGTGCCTCGCGGTCCTCGTGCTGGCCGGCGGCGCCGATGCGAGGAGGAAGATGGTCGGCGTGTACGAGCTCAAGAGAGGGGATTTCTCCGTCAAGATGACCAACTGGGGCGCCACCATCATGTCGGTCCTCGTCCCTGATTCCAAAG GGAATTTGGCCGATGTTGTGCTGGGCAAAGACACCCTCGCTGAGTATGTT AGTGATAACTCTGCCTTTGGGCCGCTAAATGGGAGGGTGGCGCAGAGAATGGCCAGGGGCCGCTTTGTCCTCGACGGCAAAGTATACCATACGTACATCAACGACGGCAGGAACTCCATCCATG GTGGCCACAGGGGATTCAGCAAAGTCATCTGGACGGTGAAGGAGTACGTCGCCGGCGGCGACTCCCCGTATATCACGCTGTACTACCGGAGCTTCGACGGGGAGCAAG GATTGCCCGGAGACCTGGACGTGTACGCGACGTACCAGCTGACGGGCCCGTACGAGCTGAGCATCCGCACGAACGCGACGGCGCTGAACAAGGCGACGCCGGTGAACTTCCTGCAGCACGTGTACCTGAACCTGGGCGGGGAGGGCAGCGGCGACATCCTGGGCCACACGCTCCAGCTCTCCGCATCCCGGTACACCCCGATGGACGAGGAGCTGCTCCCGTCGTCGGGCCGCGTCGACCCGGTGGCCGGCACGAACTACGACTTCCGCACGCCGACGCCGATCGGCGCGCGCATCCGGAAGGTCAAGGGCGGCAAAGTCTACGGGTACGACATCAACTACGTGATCGATGGGGAGGGAATGCGGAAGGTGGCGGTGGCGCGGGACGGCAAGTCCGGGCGCGCGCTGGAGCTATGGACCAACCAGCCGGCCATGCAGCTCTACACCGGCAACTTCCTGAACCACACCAAGGGGAAGGGCGGCAAGCTGTACGAGCAGCACGACGGGTTTTGCCTTGAGACGCAGGCGTACCCGGACGCCGTCAATCACCCCGAGTTCCCGTCGGTGACAGTCAGGCCCGGCCAGGTGTACAAGCACGACATGCTCTACAAGT